In a single window of the Verrucomicrobiales bacterium genome:
- a CDS encoding PEP-CTERM sorting domain-containing protein (PEP-CTERM proteins occur, often in large numbers, in the proteomes of bacteria that also encode an exosortase, a predicted intramembrane cysteine proteinase. The presence of a PEP-CTERM domain at a protein's C-terminus predicts cleavage within the sorting domain, followed by covalent anchoring to some some component of the (usually Gram-negative) cell surface. Many PEP-CTERM proteins exhibit an unusual sequence composition that includes large numbers of potential glycosylation sites. Expression of one such protein has been shown restore the ability of a bacterium to form floc, a type of biofilm.): MAVTLPAAPLTGLSQGTLDPALYVLTADGSQALHTRSFNFSLPQGTSAPLEFKFGFETDEVFGPGEFFDSFTLSLRTLDDLFTLILVTADASGVLFAPPTPGTEPLADSALTRSPIPSPSLTPHLAQQHSFSVSAVLPENLLGREVTLFLDLFDNNNGVISHGWLADITVVPEPTLWPLVPLAGLVLFLKRSRKH; encoded by the coding sequence ATGGCCGTTACCCTGCCTGCAGCGCCCTTAACTGGCCTTTCACAGGGCACCCTCGATCCGGCTCTGTATGTCCTGACGGCCGACGGCAGCCAGGCTCTCCACACCCGGTCTTTTAACTTCAGCCTGCCCCAAGGAACCTCGGCTCCTCTGGAGTTTAAATTTGGGTTTGAGACGGATGAGGTGTTTGGACCTGGCGAATTTTTCGACTCCTTTACCCTGAGTTTGCGGACCCTGGACGATTTGTTCACCCTCATCCTGGTCACCGCGGACGCCAGCGGCGTCTTATTTGCACCTCCCACCCCCGGCACGGAGCCTTTGGCCGACTCGGCCTTGACCCGCAGCCCCATCCCATCCCCTTCGCTGACTCCTCATCTCGCCCAGCAGCATTCGTTCTCGGTGAGCGCCGTGCTACCCGAGAACCTATTGGGTCGGGAAGTGACTCTCTTCTTGGATCTCTTTGACAACAATAACGGGGTTATCTCCCACGGCTGGCTTGCCGATATCACTGTGGTTCCAGAGCCAACGCTCTGGCCGCTGGTCCCTTTGGCTGGCTTGGTTTTGTTCCTCAAGCGATCTCGCAAACACTGA